Part of the Prunus dulcis chromosome 8, ALMONDv2, whole genome shotgun sequence genome is shown below.
gtgCCTAATACTATAATatgcagaaagaaaaaaaagaaattgttaATTAGTGCAGGGATCTTGTGGAGTTGCATCACTACAAGTGATCACTTGTACTGCattatagggtttttttaataaagaatttATAGTTTTTTCCCGATAAAAGATGACAGTCGGGATTTGAACTTCCTTTTCTAGCATTAGAAAGAACAGTACCATTAAACTATAAGTTAGTCGACAAGATTCTCATAACCTTAACTTTTGAGTCTAATTAAGTTTGTTAATTTATCAATAttcttataaatttaaaatatatgagtCTAACAATTAGAACCTTTCTAAGGAAAAAGTAGCCAAAATTATGTGCTGAAATATAAAATTCTTACACAAGTGATCATATTTTCTCATTGTTTGAAACTTCAAGTACAGTAGTACACTAGTGACacctaattaattttgttggaTTGCTTAGGCAAAGCACATGCATGGGCCTAACACATTAAACAGGAACCCCCCTTGTTCATCATTGCAGGTTGTGTGGTGATTACGAATTTATGGTTGAAATTCGACAGGAATATCgaaaaggaaaaggatttTTTATGTACcagttttgttttatttttaaataattgaatgATTCTCTACCTTTTGCTTGATTATTGGTGGCAAAACCGAATTAGACAACTTTACACTGTAAACATTACTGCTATAATGATTACACATCCCAACAATGATTACGGTGTGgaaaatctttttcttttgatccACCCATGTGTCTGTGTGCTGCTTATATCCATCCACCGTCCTTCATCTATTTTCTTATGTAAGTTTATTATTAAATAGAAGATTGGGATTTACCACATTGTCCTATCATTTGCAAATGTTAATAGCTTATAAGTGAAGGGAGACTGCTTGACTCATTCCTTACAAGGagatatttttcatttatgtgAATCACAGTTTGACGCatacataaaaagaaaaatttatgcaCACATGTAACATTGCTATTGACAGGAATGTAGGAGTTTCTACTGACATAGTAAGAAGGGAAGTGTTTTCCTAAGTAAAGAAGGGTTAGTCAAAATTATAATGTTAATATTGTTCCGTCTTTTAACTTATGATTATGATATTGATAAGAAAAATATCACGGGACTAAGAGTTAGAGTTAGCAATTAATAGTTTATTACGAAGGTAAATGTTTATATAAATCTTAGGAATTGCATTTACTACTTTaattttgtgttgttttgcAAGAGGAAAATTAGGTGGTTTTCATGCATCATGCATTCAAATCGAAAGTGAAAGGGCATGGACaatgaaaaaaggaaagtggGATGGTGACATCTttagtttctgttttcttctttttccttcccttTAATTCAAACTAGACAAATACTCTTCAATAACGTTAGAGGTGCTCTTTCCTATATCATATATGTCGGTAAATCATTCATTGCCATTCCAAGAGCCCTcataagatatatatatatatttttttttgtaactGAAAAAACAGATATATTTTCTATGAATGAACTCAAAGTGACATGTAATTGGACATGATtaaggagaggagagaaaaaaaaattagtttcatAATTGTTCCCCAACCAAACACAAAACGTCGCTTGTAATTTAATctcttgtatatatatgtttgataCAATTCGATTCCATTTCTTGTGATAGAGACACCACACATATGCcccaacaatcaaataatccAACCAAGATCATCAACCATACGAGCAAAACTCAAACATCCACATCCCACAACaaagaaatttgaacccaaaaaaaaaaatatctacGGCTACAGATTGAGTCATGATCTGCACCCTccaccacgtgtcaaagaccCAAAAGCCCCTCTGGAAATCTCATGCAACCCGGGGTTGAACCCCAAGCAACCCAAGAGACCATGCTTGTACGGCAAGAAGGTCTTCCTTCTCATCTCCTCCGTAACCGCCCGGTTCGCGGTGTAATGCAACTCGTGAGGCGAAACCGGCCCTTTCCTCCTCGAGCTCACTGACCCCACGCTGTCGGTGGACCGAAAACTCGAGTTCTTCACATCCTCCGCAATACTACTGCTACTTTTCTTGGGTGACAGCATCGCGTACTTTCTCAACGGGTCTTTTCCAGTTGTGGCTCGGCCTTCTGATGCGCTTCGAAACAACAAAAGATCTTTCAATTTCCACTTTCTACTTACTTTCGATGAAGAGAACGAGATCGCTGacaaaaatgaagaatatGCTGAAGATGTGGAGGCCTTGTTGGAGTTGGTTGTTGATGAAGAAGCTGTCTTGTCTTCTTCGATGTCGAACATGACGTCCGACACGCGCAGGGGAGACAAAGATCTGGTACCCTTTTTACGCACGGAAGGAGATCTTTCTCTTCCCCGCCTTTCTTCTTGATTTCCGTATTCATACTCGTTCTTTCGGGTCTCATTCATCGCGGCAGCGAAAGGATCATCATGAGCCTGATGGTCCTTTCGGTGATGCCGCGGGGATAGTACTCCCTGAACCAATTTCTTTCCTTGGGAAAGTCTCGACGCTCTTGGAGACGGTGACCTCGGGGAAAAACCGGAGGGACCTGGCTCATCAGCTCCATTGCTCCCAACTTGTAAGCGAGGAGGGGGTTTCAGAGGCCGGATCTTGCCGCCGTCGAAGAGCTCGTCCGCCGGCAAGGAAGCCTTCTCCAACTGCCCACTAAaatcaaactcaaaatcctcCTCAAGATGATGACTATGATCACCATTAATGGTAGCTCTGGACTTGGGAATTCCGGGCTTCTCTTCCCACTTGAAAGGGATTGAAGAGGCTGAAAGTCTTGGACCGTTTTCGCCGGAGAGGTCGTTGAAGTGGCTGTAGAAGGAAGAGGCCCGGGTGGGGCTGGTGGGTGCGCTGAAGAAATAGTTGCCAAATCGAGTGGGGCTTGAAGGAGCAGTCATGTAGGGGGATGAGCAGGCGCTGCTGTCGAAGTTGAAGTCCACAGGGGGCACTGGGTGAGCCACTTGTATCTCCATGACTGGTTGAGCTGAAGAGCTTAAGCTCTGGTTTTTGGGGGTTGGGGATTTAAGGTTAGAGAAACAGTGAGAGAGTATTGGGATATATAGGAAGTTTAAGagtgagaggagagaagatgAGAGGAAAGAGAGGGGAAGGAGGATAGTGGGAGAAGATTGACTAAATGACTAGAGTTGAGTCTAGAGAGAAGATTGGTCATAGACGCcaactttatatataaatcaacTCACTCTTCCATCTGTAGCATTTATTGTTCTATTTTCTCTGGTCCATCTCCATGTGTGGGTGGGTTTTGCCTTGCTTGGTTTGTTATCCCTCATTTAgtaccctctctctctctccctctctctctgttgGATTTAACTAACTTTTGTTTCCGAattagaaaaaggaaagaaaaatcgatgtcaataaataaaaggaaatatgtTGTTTGGAATTGACCATCAACTTACAATACTTGGGATATTGTGgatattttgtaatacgaataaaatatcaataatgtaTTAGGTATTGCAAAGTGATATTTTATACTAACCAAATACTTTTATCAATGAAATTGTTAATATGTAGCACACATTAAGATTGTTTAGTTTAGACCATGATAAGTGGCAGATAGTGTAACAATCAGAAACTgttgagtttttttaaaaaattaggatATTTTTTCACAGTATTTAATTTATGTGGTACGGATAGATCACATGAAGTGAAGTATACGTATGATTTTCAAGAAATAGATTATGTAACTAATTCGATGGTTTGTATAGACAATAAGGTGTTGCTTGTAttctttttaatgattttagTATGGTCATTGTAGATATGTTTTGTTGGTATAATTTGTGACTTTCCTTGCACACTATGGATTCTCATATtaattgtaattgaattttatttatttatgattttctAATGTGAATAGAATTATGAGTTACTACTTTCCTTGGCCTACAATGATtacttgtattataaatacgGCGtattataaaaagaagaatatatagaatattttcacaaacaatattttctcatattttagtaTGTTTGTCTTCACCTTaggtatttttttaagttaGAAACAAGTCATCTCTAAAAACTAAATCTATGTCTTAGCAGGCCAGAGCTGAGAACGTTAAGTTGTCAGCATACATTATCTTACAAAGAAATGAGATTATTAATTTGGTGCATGCATAAGGGCGGCCAATTACGTGGCCTCTTGTTTTTGGATTATTTCGTTGAAGGTCTTTAGGAAGCTTTAAAGGGCATGTTGCTTATAAAATTGACAGACGACGGCGATTTTTGAGAAGGTCAGCCACATACATTGCTCTCAGCTGAGATCATATATAATATTGACAGAGATGAGAGATGGGTATAGTGTTGGATTTAGTGGCAAACAAGGTTTAATCTGCGGCAGTGATTTGCTTGTTTTGGctggaaaaaaatacaaaaaaacaatGTAATTTTGGGTTGCCAATTTGGTAACTTAGGCACCACGTTCATTGTCATCAGGCAAAACTCTTAAGCTGACAAGTAAACAAGTCCTATGGCTAGTATATTTTTGATCATTTGCGAAATGTCAAAAGAACGCGTATTCACAACAAACCAACTATCTTGTTAATGGGATATAGTTCAGTTGGTTGAGCCCTTTCACCTCCAGTCACATGAACAAATGTTCAAAACCTCCAGACATCCCCTCTCCCTCAATCGCTCATCTTGTCAAGTTCTATTACTCTCTATTGAGCAAGTAAATTTtcaatacaatttttttaagaataaaATGTAAATTCAATAGTACTagagtttaaaaaaaaggtcaatagctttttataaattataatatttctatCGAATTTTGGCACCATTATGTCTTATTTccaatttataatttttcacGTAGCCTTTTACGTTTGTAGATTTTGGGTAAATTAGAGGAGAGGTCCTTTTTGCGAACAAGATTTCCCCACTAGTGGTAAAGATGTTGACTTTTGGGACCTCCTTCTCCAGTGCTTGGATTATTCACTTAGATTTTCGACCATTTTGCATCAAATCAACAAAACATGTCGGGGCACACATTTATATGATGAAATGtgttcctttttatatttttatttctttatacatttttttataccaaaaaaaaaaaactcaaaactcatATTAATAAGTGAATTTCTTTCTCACATAGATTGCCCtatccccaaaaaaaaaattatatacatataagtTTAATAGATTTAGCACAATAATTACTTGTGAAATATTTATCCAgtgaaataatattttcacttcCAACTAGTTGCCAATTGGCAATCAGTGATGGGATGGGATACTGTCACAATCACATTAACATGATAGGATTTTATCCGGTTTGACATGCGTATATAGGTGGGATTATTTATTCACGCCAACCGtccaaataaaatatacaaacCTCGATGCCttgttaaagaaaaaaaacattcttTACTGTTAGATTATCTTGAAATAGTTGATAAATATGAatatttccaatttcattCACTTAcactttattttataactaaaaaagaaatgtaagtgaataaaatttgaGTGAGAAAATCATTACTCCTTTTTTAAACACTAATTATACGTATAATAGAGCAAATGATGTGCACAATGGCGGACATAttaaggcgcaaggaggtgcagcttCTCATCTCACCGGAAAAATCATTGtaggtgcttcaaattgccCATTTGTTCAACTGGCGTAcatattatcttattttcattttcaaagtaaacgtctttgttcttttactttcatttatttttatattactccatttattTAAGTTTACAGTGTAAATAAAGAAGTATCCCCCATttagattcaaataaaaatactaaaaaatcaaattctcaccaaatcaaaatataaagaatcgattttagtgcaaaatacgatttatgctaaaaatgacggctcattaagtcaatatatacttcataataaaatcccataaaatcaagttttcttatttgatgtgtaaggaataaaagccgtcaaaaattatcttgagaaaatgattattctgaaaaaccatttttcatacttagtcaatattgtaCTTCcactaaaaaatttctaggTTCGCCAGTGGACGTGTATAGATGATTGTCAACCGTAAATATAAGTAGATTTCAAAATACATCAACTATCCCATGTGAACCGTTATAGTATAACTCTATATAATAATCATACAATTTTCACTTGTTACAGACACGTTTTAACAACCTCATCATCTAGAACATGAGAATACATCAAATAAGATGGCTACGATTACATCACTGCTTTGTATTGTAAGCATAAAATCCATAATAGTTGCTTGCTTGCAGAAGTTGAAGATTATGCAATGTCAACTATATGTCATAGTCAATAGGCTCATCATCACGGACAAGGATTACAAGCACCCATTGGGAAGAGtgttaaaatttttataaaaaaaattaacaaaaaagaaa
Proteins encoded:
- the LOC117637294 gene encoding uncharacterized protein LOC117637294 is translated as MEIQVAHPVPPVDFNFDSSACSSPYMTAPSSPTRFGNYFFSAPTSPTRASSFYSHFNDLSGENGPRLSASSIPFKWEEKPGIPKSRATINGDHSHHLEEDFEFDFSGQLEKASLPADELFDGGKIRPLKPPPRLQVGSNGADEPGPSGFSPRSPSPRASRLSQGKKLVQGVLSPRHHRKDHQAHDDPFAAAMNETRKNEYEYGNQEERRGRERSPSVRKKGTRSLSPLRVSDVMFDIEEDKTASSSTTNSNKASTSSAYSSFLSAISFSSSKVSRKWKLKDLLLFRSASEGRATTGKDPLRKYAMLSPKKSSSSIAEDVKNSSFRSTDSVGSVSSRRKGPVSPHELHYTANRAVTEEMRRKTFLPYKHGLLGCLGFNPGLHEISRGAFGSLTRGGGCRS